The following nucleotide sequence is from Mangifera indica cultivar Alphonso chromosome 1, CATAS_Mindica_2.1, whole genome shotgun sequence.
aaactCACCTTCTCAGTAAAATACTTAAATGCTACCTTCTTTGGTCCAGCTTCATATATATTACATTGGGAGTATATCTGATGTCAATAGAAATAATTAAGATATTAGGAGAACAAAACCATATATCAGTTATGGActcaaaagtttcaaaaaaaaaaaatctgaattgTGGGAATTATTATAACCTGAGATTCCACACCGGCACCAACAGCATAAATTCCCCAGTTTCTGGTGTAATTATTGTAAAGATGTACTTTTGCAAATCTAACTCGAGGATGCCGCTGTACAGTCCCATCAAAAAAACAATGGTGAATGGTCACTCTAATACATCTGTCACCAGTGTGAGAGGGGTCTGCTCCTATGAGCATTGTCTTGTCATGGGATGCAAAGTAACACCTGCATAAAATGCTTAAAGATATCAACAACTACAATCCTATTATTATCACAAGATCATACAGAGTGAGATAACCTCACCGAGATATTGTAATATCTGTGCTGGCATGGGTTACATCTATCAGCCCATCATCGTAATTACGGAGGCTACATCGGTCAATCCATATATGTTTTGAGTTAGGCTTTATTTGAATGCCATCCACATCATGTCCTCTGCCACCCTCAAGCTctaaattacatataataacATGTTCGCATTCCTTCAGCCTCAAACCCTTCCCTGTAAGTTTTATCCTTTGGCCACGGCCATCTATGGTTTTATAAGACGACACACTCAAGAAAGATGAAAGCTGAATGGTGCCTGACACATCAAACACAATCCAAAGTGGTTCTTTTCTTCGACACCCTTCTCGAAGAGATCCTGGTCCATCATCTGCAACCCCATACACAAAAGCACAAAAAAGGCATCTTTGATATCAAAACCCACTACAAAAAAGATGGTTCTAACTATAGTTACCATTACCGAAAATTCAACAAGCATAATCAGTCTAAACCCAAGAGCATAATTTTCAAACCAGTGGAAAGATAATGCTTCTTTCACAAATCCTGCTAAAATTCAGTAATTTTGACAACTACAGCacatacacaaatataaaaacacAAGATTAATCGTAACATTGGTTTCGTCACTTCCCAATGAAGAATTTTCCCATAAATAATAGTAACTATTGCAAAGGAAAGTATTACCTCGTAAAGAGGTGACATGATAGAGAGGACCGTGTAGCCCACCAATGGCGAAGCGGCCGAAGCCTTCGGCTTGGCTGGCGAGCGCTCGTAAGGAGGAGTCAACTTGAGCATAAGGCAAAGACATTGTGGCGGGCGCGGGGCTTTGTGATGGGAAATGCTGATGATGCTCAGAGGGAGCATTTTTAAAGGGAGTAGCCTTTTTATCTCCGACAGAAGCGCTCGACCAGTTAGCGTTACGGTTCTTGCGATGACGCTGATGACCTTGACAGTTGCCCATTTTAATGGCCGAAAACGTTTCTTTCAGTTTCAGATCATTAATAATGCTACCATCTTAACCGAAAACGATAGCTATATCAATACACGGATCTTAAAGAAGCTCTGGCTGTTACAGGTAACTTTGTTAAAACGACTGCGTTTCATTGCTCAGACCGACAGAGGGCAAAGCTCACTGCTGACATTCCCAGCTACGCATATTTCCTCGCTCCACTCTGGAAGATTTCTTTTCAcatataattctaataaaattaaatattaaaatgagtaaataatattttcagcCATGGGTATttgaatagataaaaataatatttttttattcaaaattaaaatatatttaaaaaaattataattttattgtttaaccaaattttaacaatttaaatatgataatttaacttttaaaaaaataataaatttgtaaattcatttttaaatttttttttagattagaTATATTCTAAAAACTATTGTATAactctaataattataatatgatatttacacttataatttatttaattttttacaatataattatcattttttgaattaataaagatagattgatattttaaaattttttttaaagatttctaatttttttttcaaattttaaaaattctccaataattaaaaatatgaatattttaaaaaaattataatttatctcataatatataattatacaataaaaacatttttctcttaaaaaatgagagatcttataatttgttaatttaacattaaataattattttaaaaactaaaataattaaggtacactgttaattttattttttaataatataattttattaaaattttaattttaatgtaaaaatatcgtttatatttaattttgaataaaaaaatatttttttttactgataagaatgaaaaagtgttttaatgCAATTTTCTCACCGTCTTAattgttattgattaattacTATTATAACTTATAAGTTAATAATCGTAAATTCAGGTACAAAAACATCTATTTTcgcttttaaataaaaaataaaatcgatGCTGACATGGCAAATAACGAACCATAACATGCCAAACCAAACGAGTAACGGCCTTCCAGTTCAAATTAAACAACCCGGCAGAGAGAGACGTGGACCTCGGCGGCCCCGGTAGCAAATGGCTAAACCCAACCGGCGGCTTTAACCAAAACAGGAattcataaaaatcaaaactcaacgATTGAGTTTTCGCTTCATTTCTCTGTGTCTCATAGTTTATGACATGAAAACGCAGAAACATATCCCGTCTTGAATTCTTCAATGGAGTTCGAGGACAAAGAAAAAGGTGTCTTCCTTtgaaatatattgatttttcatctaaaattttcaCGATTGTAGATTCAGGAATGCgaaatttgtattataaaacTCCATATAATTTTGTTACGTGACATGCGAAAATTGTAATAACATGAATAATAAATGAAAGTTTTGTTGTGTAATTATAGTTGTAAAAGATATGAATGATGAAAGCAACAACAGGCATTTGGAGAGAGGGCCAAATCTTCCTGCACATTGCCGTGTTCATTCAGATTTATTAGCTTCTCCATGTTCTCCAAGAGCATCAACTCTGCCAAGAGGGGCTCTTGTGATGTCCAATTCTGGCAAGGCGTTGTTGGTGTCCAATTCAAGTAAATGTTTGTCGGTATGCCAATCCAGTAAGTCCCTGGTTCTGTCGAATTCCAGTAAGCGATTGGATCAGAAAACCAAGTATGTGAGACAGGTCACAGGCCGCCACAATGACACCGAGCTGCATTTGGCTGCACAGCGGGGAGATTTGGAGGGTGTTAAGCACATTCTGGATGAAATTGATGCACACATGATGGGGATGTTTGGTGGGGCTGATTTTGATGCTGAGGTAAGTTTTttgttaatcttttaattactGTTTTCAATTTGTTGAgaaattttaatcctaatttGATTAAGTAATGTTTATTAGGTCTGGGAGATAAAGGCAGCTATAGTGAATGAGGTGAATGACTTGGGAGAGACGGCGTTGTTTGTTGCAGCTGAGAAGGGGCATCTGGATGTTGTAAAGGAGCTGTTGCATTACACAACTGAGGAGGCTATTTCATTGAAGAACCGCTCTGGCTTTGATCCATTGCACATTGCTGCCAGTCAAGGCCATGATGGTAAGGGGTTGATTTATACTAAACTTCACCAGTGTGGTGTTTCTTAGCAAGACCACATGTTGATATAAAGCATATTATCTGAGTTATACATTTATGTTGTTGATTTATCATGTTAGAGGGAGGTAATTAAAGTTGTAATTGTGGTGGTACACTTTGAAAGTGCTGTTTGCAAAGGAACGTTGCAACGAATTTTGTTCAGCATAATagcaaaattgaaatattgtaaCATTTATTTTACACTCTCAACACATAGTTGAAAACAAAAGATATTAATCCTGAGTACTTGTCCGTAGATGAGTTTTATAATGGTAAACAATACTATAGATAATATATGAGGCTGCAACCATTGGGCCTCAAAGCTACGCAAGCTCTTCTGTagcatttttccttttttatctttcagAAATGTTGAGTGTCACTTATTGCCATTCCATTGCTGTTTCGAAAATTGAATGCATGCCAATTCTCTTATGCACTCTGATTACTGGgggaaattatatatttgaactGGGCAGCCTCAATTTAGTAACAATATTTATACAGCCATTGTCCAGGTGTTGTTGGACCATGATCCAAGCCTTATCAAAACATTTGGCCAATCAAATGCGACTCCACTTATATCAGCAGCTAGTAAAGGACATGCAGCAGTAGTTAATGTATTGCTCTTCAGAGATCTTAGCTTGTTATATATACCTAAATCTAACGGGAAGAATGCATTACATTTAGCTGCCAGGCAGGGGCACGTAGATATTGTAAAAGCATTGCTTGACAAGGATCTGCAATTGGCAAGAAGGACTGATAAGAAAGGTCAAACTGCATTGCACATGGCTGTAAAAGGTGCTAATTGTATAGTTGTGAGATTGATTCTTGCAGCAGATGCAAACATTGTCATGCTTCCTGATAAGTTTGGTAATACGGCATTGCATATAGCTGCCAGGAAAAAGCGGGTAGAGGTATTATTAATCACTGCTGAGTCTTTGTTATTGGTTATCTTCCTTTATTAACGATGAGGTTAGTTTTTACAATTATGTGTGCTTAGACGTTGCCACTTGGTCAATGTTTCTGAGAAATTGATGTTCATGCTTGCTCGGCCTTGAGCTCTAATGGCGCAAGTTCTGTGTGTGTGTAATGTTAGATTTACCAAGTTGCAGTAGGTCAAGGTGTTGGATGCAatatttataatcttaatacctgaaaaatttattatcattaaccTTTTCTAGATTagcatgtatattttatattgtaattcGTAAACTAGGGATTTGTTGTTTATTATGGCTCTATCTCAGTCCTTGTCATTTTTCTCCACTGGTCTCAAGCTTGTCAGAATGAACCCAGTTATAGGGCAGTGATTTTGAATTCCTTAGATGCTTCAGAATTGAGTTGGATGCTCACATCTCTTCCAAGGTTTCAAAAATATTGTAGTTCCTggaatcataaatttgaatttgtatgGCTAGAAAGTCATCTCTTTGTCTATAGTTTGCTgctatatttgatgaaataccaGTAGTACAATTTAAGGGAATGATTAATTGTAGTTGCTGTTATTTCCATGACCTTTAAGTTGTTTTGCCCTGTAAATAGTGTATCATTATATTCTTTGACAGAATTATTTCTTTATACCGTAATTTCTCTTCCTACTACATCAAGAATGTGGTTTAAATTTAAGCTTCATGATCTTATGCATaagtgaaatttttatcatattagcAGTATACAATATTTTATGGAATATGCAGAAAAGCCAAAATCATGTAGAGCTTTGTAATCTTTCGCAGATCGTGAATGAGTTGATACAACATCCTGAGACCGACGTGAACGTACTAACAAGGGATAGAAGAACAGTGATGGACATTGTTGAAGGACTTCCACTCTCTGAAGAAACTGAAGAGATAATGGACTGTTTAGCTAGTTATGGTGGTGTCAGACATGGTGGTGTTAGACAAGGAGAATTAAACCAGCTTTCACGAGATGAGCTTCATAATACTGTAACAGCAATCAAGAAAGACGTGCATTCACAGCTTGAACAAGCCCGCAAAACCAACTGGAATGTCACTGGAATTGCCCAAGATCTCCGCAGGCTCCATAGATTAGGAGTGTATAACACAACTAACTCAGTCACAGTGGTTGCTGTGCTTTTTGCATCAGTTGCATTTGCTTCTATTTTTGTCCTTCCTGGTGGAGATAGAGATGATGGGTCAGCTGCGGCGATAGGCTCTGTGTCATTTAagatcttcttcatcttcaatgcCATTGCACTTTTCACTTCATTGGCTGTTGTGGTGGTACAAATAACAATTGTGAGGGGAGAATTAAAGTCAGAGAAGCGGGTTGTTAAGGTGATCAATAAGTTGATGTGGTTGGCTTCTGTGTGCACTACTGTGTCATTTTTAGCTGCTTCATTTATAGTGCTTGGTCAGCGTAACATTTGGGCTGCAATTCTTGTTACTTGCATTGGAGGAACTATAATGGCTGGAGTTCTAACTGCATTGATCTATTACATATTGAAGAGAAAGCGGAAGCAAGAAGTGaggagagaaaagagaagattGAATGCATGGCATCACTTAGATACTGATTTAGAACTCCAAATGTATGCCATTTAATAAACCTTTGCCGGTGAGGGGTTTCTCTTTTGTTGGAATGAAGGCAAAATGTTTCTTCTGAAATGGAGATTCATGGTATTATTCAGCACTGATACTAAGTATGTAAAATCCAAATTTGAGTCATCTTCAGAGGAACTGTACCAACATTAGTGGTTTTGAAAGTAACATTGAACATTATGATTAATGCAATTCATCTATCAGTATCGGTCAGCATTATGTTGCATGCGCGTAGCATGCTGACATCAAAGTTTCACTACTGGGGTATTCTGTATGACTCTTCAATGAGTGCTTTATCTGAATCATAAAAGGCAGTCTGATATTTTTCAATCTATGCTAAAAGCAATGAAGGACCCTCTTCATATCTGTACAAATATACTGTTTCTCATGATTGTTCTTTCTTATACAGAATCAGGATGGTTGCCTGGAGTTTCTTATGgttgttctttctttttaagAATCAGGACAGTAGCATAGAGAGCTTTAATGGATCAACCAATTGGGAAAAAGGCCACCAAATGAATCAGACAACATTTTGGCACATGGACCTGCGCAGGTGACACATTGCTCAGCAATTATTGTGCCTTACTCTTTCATTACTGAATTATTTTTGGTTGATAAAGATTTCCAAACATCATTAATTCTATACTTATGGCCTTGAATTCTTaagctaaaattttcaatatagaaATGGAAGATTCAGAATTCTGATACAAAGATACTTGCAAGATTTAGACGGCAATATATTAAAACCTGGTCAGAGGAGGTAAGGTTACTTAAAAAGCTAGCTAGAGATAACTGAAAATACAAAGTTTGattgcatttaatttaatacgagggaatatctgaaaaaagtaGGCAAAAGAGAGGGATTATCTCCCTTTGCTTTCATTCTGAATTTAATGCCCACTTTATTGAGAACCTTCATGAGAATAAAGTATGAGAAGATGacaatataaatatagaattatattttaaaatctttaaaaaagtaATGTTGATGTCTTGAATCTCACCTGACATTATTCACATGCTCCACTTGCTCACTGGTCCCAGCAATGCCACATGGATCTCTTCAAGGTCCATCAGAAGACGCTACAAAACTTTTTTGAACCTTAAATTTGGAAAGTGTAAGAAATGTAGTTATACTTATCTTTATCCCACTTAGATTTCAATAAGCAATCATGATCAATTTCTGAGCCACAAGTTGAAACAGTTATTCAGTGTTTAGTAAATTTGGCTGCTGAAAGGTACCTAGTTCTTTGGTAATATAGACTGCCTATTTTGCTTTTGGGTGGACATGAAGGCAAGAAAGAGTTTAAGAAATCTTCTGTCACTTTAACTTTTAAGCAGATTTTACTAAATTGCATAACTCTATGTCTTTTGATTCACAAAATGCATTGCCATAGCTtagatgcaagaaaaagtatagggaaaaaatatataagaatataGTGATTCAGAAGATGGGAATTCTGGCACTTCTGCAAGATTCCatgttttggtttatttttcacTACTTCTTTGCAATCATATCAGAAAGAGCAGTGCTTTTTTCTGTTCTTGAATCCATTGTCTGCGTTAGTGGAGTTAATGTAATCACTCAGAGACCAGAAGCACTGAATGCAGTTTCCTGTTGAGGGCCAGAATATTGTTTCTGAAATGGCTATTTGATTTGGGAGAGATACATTTGAAACCAAACTTTCAGTTGAAgagatcaaatcaatttttcctTTCAAGACAGGCAGTTTTCCTAAATTGCTGCATCTTTATTAACCCTGAGTTAAATGTGCCTTCTTCCACTTGTCATCAGCTATGAATCCCTATAAAACTACAATTCACAAAGCATATACATGATGTTCTTCCGGAGTCTTACGCTATTTATGAAGTAATCTGGACAATTTGTCCAACATGTCATCAATCTGCTCAATAATTTGTTAAAACAAGGCTTAACCAAGGACCTTGGACACTTGCTCACCTTCTCCAAGGGGACAAAAAAGTGCCACTGGTGGGGAACAGTTTTGCTTATCTTGTGCCTTTCCCTATGCCTCCCTTAAGCAATTTGCTCAAGTGATATAGATAATTTGGGTCACATATCCATAGTCTGTATCATAATCCACTGAAATTGTTTCACTAAGGACACTGCAACCTGTTCTGCAAGGAGAAAAGCGTGTCATCAGCGGGGAAGAGCATAACTTGTTGTCGTGTGCTTTCATTACTTTGCCTCTCAGCATCTTCtgcttaaattttttgttacttcAGTTTTGTAAGTTTATTGTTGTCAAAAATCTAGCTGACATGTTTGCTTAGTTTAATATTGTGTCACAATCAGGATTAGAAACGGTAAATCGTAGGAACAATTTGTTCGCTTTCAGTAAATTTACATTAGATTTCATTaaatcatcaaccaatcttggtataatattatttcctGTCAAGAAAATTTTACATAGACATACTATGATATGCAATATGCCTGTTGGTTTCTTGCCAGTGCAGCCAGGCGACATGTTGTGATAACAATCaccatattataaatattctaatacTTCAGAAATGAATTAGAAATGATGAATTTCTGGATAAATTAGTACTAGTTTCTGATATAAGTGGAGAAGGGATGAAGACTTGGAAGTTCAGTAAGTAATTCAATCTCGTGCAATGATGCAGCAGGTTAATTTGTGTAACTTCATCAGATTGAATCTATACTTTTCCTTTTCTaaagataaaaaggaaaaaaaaaggtggATTCTCACTTTTATGCAGATATGCTTTACCTCCCACAGGTTTTTGTTGAAACAGAGCCAGTAGTAAAGCCGAGAATAGTCGTTGAAATCTAGCTCAAGGAAAAAGTAGCATAAAAGAATTGTTGTTGCAAAAGAACACCTAGATTGTACAGAATCCATAGCACTAGAAAAGTTTTGGTGACTTCACATAAAGTTTCCATCATTTAGAAGTGGTTGCTAGTTGTGTTTCTTTAACTGTTCTATTCactttaattgataaaaagggAGTCATCAACAGAGTAAAATGAGTGCCTGCAATGATTTGTTTAAAGTTGCTACTAGGGACTGATGAGAGTTTGGACCAATTAACTTGGAATAGAATAATGAGGTGCTACACGAAATGAAACCTGTCATAATCGATGTAATGGTTGTAAATCCGATTACTATACTCTGAGTTTACCTATAGGACAAAATTGAGCAAGATCccaatcatttaaaaaaaaaaaagttgctaCCAGGGCTGAGAGActttgttgaaaataaaatatatttggaaaTCTTGAGTTTAGTTGAGCTCAAAGCCATTGTAATTAAGCAATAACTTGTACATACAGGTACAAAAGGAGGACAACAGAGATCTGATAATTAAACATGTAGGATTTAATCTTTTATTGAACAAATAATTGActtaaatggtttttttttttttttttccacgtGATATTCAGTATCATAGACAACTCTGGTCCagctgaaaataaatattacacT
It contains:
- the LOC123221069 gene encoding probable pectate lyase 4 is translated as MGNCQGHQRHRKNRNANWSSASVGDKKATPFKNAPSEHHQHFPSQSPAPATMSLPYAQVDSSLRALASQAEGFGRFAIGGLHGPLYHVTSLRDDGPGSLREGCRRKEPLWIVFDVSGTIQLSSFLSVSSYKTIDGRGQRIKLTGKGLRLKECEHVIICNLELEGGRGHDVDGIQIKPNSKHIWIDRCSLRNYDDGLIDVTHASTDITISRCYFASHDKTMLIGADPSHTGDRCIRVTIHHCFFDGTVQRHPRVRFAKVHLYNNYTRNWGIYAVGAGVESQIYSQCNIYEAGPKKVAFKYFTEKAADSEREKTGFIKSEGDMYTAETQAGLMTEVGEHSIFDPSENYPIWTVEPPSNTLKQLLQHYAGWQNIERPADQVAVAN
- the LOC123225084 gene encoding ankyrin repeat-containing protein ITN1-like — encoded protein: MNDESNNRHLERGPNLPAHCRVHSDLLASPCSPRASTLPRGALVMSNSGKALLVSNSSKCLSVCQSSKSLVLSNSSKRLDQKTKYVRQVTGRHNDTELHLAAQRGDLEGVKHILDEIDAHMMGMFGGADFDAEVWEIKAAIVNEVNDLGETALFVAAEKGHLDVVKELLHYTTEEAISLKNRSGFDPLHIAASQGHDAIVQVLLDHDPSLIKTFGQSNATPLISAASKGHAAVVNVLLFRDLSLLYIPKSNGKNALHLAARQGHVDIVKALLDKDLQLARRTDKKGQTALHMAVKGANCIVVRLILAADANIVMLPDKFGNTALHIAARKKRVEIVNELIQHPETDVNVLTRDRRTVMDIVEGLPLSEETEEIMDCLASYGGVRHGGVRQGELNQLSRDELHNTVTAIKKDVHSQLEQARKTNWNVTGIAQDLRRLHRLGVYNTTNSVTVVAVLFASVAFASIFVLPGGDRDDGSAAAIGSVSFKIFFIFNAIALFTSLAVVVVQITIVRGELKSEKRVVKVINKLMWLASVCTTVSFLAASFIVLGQRNIWAAILVTCIGGTIMAGVLTALIYYILKRKRKQEVRREKRRLNAWHHLDTDLELQMYAI